In Pedobacter sp. SL55, the following proteins share a genomic window:
- the proB gene encoding glutamate 5-kinase, producing MALQYKKIVVKIGSNVITQANGLPDNERIAHLVDQLAAIKQKGIEVILVSSGAVASGRSLIKVSEKQDAVATRQLLAAIGQVKLIHTYSGYFEKHQIKCAQVLVTKEDFRDRVHYLNMKNCMQILLQNNVIPVVNENDVVSVTELMFTDNDELAGLIAAMMNADALFILSNVNGIYDGDPKLESSKVIEKVTGTLTDLSNFVSTGKSEFGRGGMITKSTIAQKTAKLGINVHITNGKNDNVLINLLAGKTVHTHFVADKIKSGQKKWIAHAETAATGIVQLNEGAKQVLTSGKATSLLPIGIIAIKADFLKGDIIKILDENEKLIGLGIAKYGSDKAKERIGQKNQKPLVHYDYFYAI from the coding sequence ATGGCATTACAGTACAAAAAAATAGTTGTTAAAATAGGATCTAACGTAATTACACAAGCCAACGGTTTACCAGATAATGAGCGCATTGCCCATTTGGTAGATCAGCTTGCGGCAATAAAACAAAAAGGTATCGAAGTAATTTTAGTTTCTTCTGGAGCAGTAGCCTCTGGCCGTAGCTTAATTAAAGTTTCCGAGAAACAAGATGCAGTAGCCACCCGCCAGTTATTGGCTGCAATTGGGCAAGTTAAACTAATCCACACCTACTCAGGCTATTTCGAAAAGCATCAAATTAAATGTGCGCAAGTTTTAGTAACCAAAGAAGATTTTAGAGACCGTGTACACTACCTAAACATGAAAAACTGTATGCAAATTTTGTTGCAAAACAATGTAATTCCGGTGGTTAATGAAAATGATGTGGTTTCGGTTACAGAACTAATGTTTACCGACAACGATGAACTTGCCGGATTAATTGCAGCCATGATGAATGCCGATGCTTTGTTTATCCTTTCTAATGTTAACGGAATTTACGATGGCGACCCTAAACTTGAAAGCTCAAAAGTAATTGAGAAAGTAACGGGAACGCTAACCGACTTGAGCAATTTTGTGAGTACCGGCAAATCGGAATTTGGCCGAGGCGGTATGATTACCAAATCTACCATCGCCCAAAAAACAGCCAAACTGGGCATCAACGTACATATTACCAATGGTAAAAACGACAATGTACTTATCAATTTGTTAGCAGGAAAAACTGTTCATACCCATTTTGTTGCCGACAAGATTAAATCTGGCCAAAAGAAATGGATTGCCCATGCAGAAACTGCGGCAACAGGCATAGTGCAATTAAATGAGGGTGCAAAACAGGTGCTTACGTCTGGCAAAGCCACCAGTTTATTGCCCATTGGCATCATCGCTATTAAAGCCGATTTTTTAAAAGGAGATATCATTAAAATTTTGGATGAAAATGAAAAATTAATTGGTTTGGGTATTGCCAAATATGGTTCTGATAAAGCCAAAGAACGCATTGGCCAAAAAAACCAAAAACCGCTGGTACATTACGATTATTTTTACGCCATATAG
- a CDS encoding putative sensor domain DACNV-containing protein: MINRATYQAAQIVAPTIETHFARHLAEASAKGELDLAPQPPARVVEAILDAAFWSSLRKEEGHSPKISIAFLPPEQAVKPLLFKQNLPLNPNVLTKLAPGVERGGIHIGVWHDGYDLYVWGTTLNIPNYCFVVDVSEPALLVVKHRRMAGFGKFTNVAVLKGDQIKIVNENAPKTGECPSILMSLLDLTAESYWSDTANILIQLSVSMRAHGRGGAVLMVPQDNDNWRQSVIHPISYGLTPSFKGLADLVRRDREDASDIFWQTALKREIDHLAGLTAVDGATVITDEYELLAFGAKTGRANSSEHIQQISYTEPINNAEPLVVHPAKIGGTRHLSAAQFIFDQRDALALVASQDGHFTVFSWSKSLNMVQAQRIDTLLL; this comes from the coding sequence ATGATTAATCGGGCTACCTACCAAGCGGCGCAAATTGTTGCACCCACCATAGAAACACACTTTGCAAGGCATTTGGCAGAAGCTAGCGCCAAAGGAGAGCTTGATTTAGCTCCACAACCGCCAGCTAGGGTAGTAGAAGCTATTTTAGATGCCGCTTTTTGGAGTAGTTTGAGAAAAGAGGAAGGCCATTCTCCCAAAATTTCTATTGCTTTTTTACCACCAGAACAAGCGGTTAAGCCTTTGCTTTTTAAGCAGAATTTGCCTTTAAACCCCAATGTGCTTACTAAGTTGGCACCAGGTGTAGAGCGTGGAGGTATCCATATTGGAGTATGGCACGATGGTTACGATTTGTACGTGTGGGGCACTACTTTAAATATTCCTAATTATTGTTTTGTGGTTGATGTTTCTGAACCCGCGTTGTTGGTGGTAAAACATCGCCGTATGGCTGGTTTTGGTAAGTTTACCAATGTTGCCGTTTTAAAAGGAGATCAGATTAAAATTGTTAACGAAAATGCCCCAAAAACAGGAGAGTGCCCAAGCATACTAATGTCGCTACTGGATTTAACTGCCGAAAGTTACTGGAGTGATACTGCAAATATCTTGATACAGCTATCGGTTTCTATGCGTGCCCATGGTAGAGGCGGTGCGGTATTAATGGTGCCGCAAGATAACGACAATTGGCGTCAGTCGGTTATTCATCCTATTAGTTATGGTTTAACGCCATCTTTTAAAGGATTGGCAGATTTGGTGCGCAGAGATAGGGAAGATGCCAGCGATATATTTTGGCAAACGGCACTGAAACGTGAAATAGACCACTTAGCTGGTTTAACTGCAGTAGATGGAGCCACCGTAATTACCGACGAATACGAATTGTTAGCTTTTGGAGCTAAAACAGGCAGGGCAAACAGTAGTGAGCATATTCAGCAAATTTCTTACACCGAACCTATTAATAATGCAGAGCCATTGGTGGTGCACCCCGCAAAAATTGGCGGTACAAGGCATTTGTCGGCTGCCCAATTTATCTTCGACCAACGAGATGCATTAGCACTAGTTGCTTCGCAAGATGGCCATTTTACTGTTTTTAGCTGGTCTAAATCTTTAAATATGGTACAAGCGCAACGAATAGATACGTTGTTGTTGTAA
- a CDS encoding TolC family protein, translating into MKSYIYSFFILLLLGSYGCSIPRSVINPINDTPSQYRGLANADTSSIGKLPIKEFFANQSIKQLLDSAIERNIDLQIALKNIDAANLLLKRARMGNLPQLNLQVAANSSRPSENSLNGLSASQFLKTSHIEDFNANLALTWEADIWGKISKQKEAAYATYLQTEEAKKAVQTRVVAMVATGFYQLLLLDAQLAIAKKNVLLTDSTLKMVSKQFDAGQVTLLAVQQTEAQLLSASQLIPQITQAISIQENALSELTGKFPTAIERKATLAELEIPTQLAVGVPATMLAIRPDVRSVELGLRISNAKVGVASASMYPSLTITATGGLNSFKASNWFNIPASLFGVVGAGIVQPIFNRKELKTQFELAKVEREKSVLLFRQLVIQAVVEVANEQSKLENLQTEFGIAQNRVKTLKSAVKNADLLFKSGMANYLEVITAQSNLLQGELDLASLKTAQLNASVGLYRALGGGWL; encoded by the coding sequence ATGAAATCTTATATCTATAGTTTTTTTATCTTATTACTTCTTGGGAGCTACGGTTGTAGCATCCCGAGAAGCGTAATTAATCCAATTAACGATACTCCCTCACAATACAGAGGCTTGGCTAATGCAGATACATCGAGCATTGGTAAACTTCCAATAAAAGAATTTTTTGCCAACCAGTCTATTAAACAGTTGTTAGATAGTGCTATTGAGCGAAATATTGATTTACAAATTGCCCTAAAGAATATTGATGCGGCTAATTTGTTATTAAAAAGAGCCAGAATGGGCAACTTGCCGCAATTAAATTTACAAGTTGCGGCCAACTCTAGCCGCCCTTCAGAAAATAGTTTGAATGGTCTTAGTGCTTCACAATTTTTGAAAACCAGTCATATCGAAGATTTTAATGCAAACCTGGCACTAACTTGGGAGGCCGATATTTGGGGAAAGATTAGCAAGCAGAAAGAAGCTGCTTATGCCACTTATTTACAAACCGAAGAAGCAAAAAAAGCAGTGCAAACTCGTGTAGTTGCTATGGTAGCCACAGGTTTTTACCAGCTGTTACTGTTAGATGCGCAACTAGCCATTGCTAAAAAAAACGTACTACTTACAGATAGCACCTTGAAAATGGTAAGTAAGCAGTTTGATGCCGGGCAGGTAACCTTATTGGCTGTGCAACAAACCGAGGCGCAATTGCTTAGTGCCAGTCAGCTTATTCCGCAAATTACACAGGCCATAAGCATTCAAGAAAATGCCTTAAGCGAGCTAACGGGGAAATTTCCAACGGCTATAGAGCGCAAAGCGACATTGGCAGAATTGGAAATTCCTACGCAATTAGCTGTAGGTGTGCCAGCAACCATGTTAGCGATAAGGCCCGATGTAAGAAGTGTAGAGTTGGGTTTAAGAATTTCCAATGCCAAAGTTGGCGTAGCCAGTGCAAGTATGTACCCATCATTAACCATAACGGCTACTGGCGGATTGAACTCCTTTAAGGCAAGCAACTGGTTTAATATTCCAGCATCGCTATTTGGTGTGGTTGGTGCGGGCATTGTACAGCCCATTTTTAATCGCAAAGAGCTAAAAACCCAATTTGAGCTGGCAAAAGTAGAACGCGAAAAATCGGTACTGTTGTTTAGGCAATTGGTAATACAGGCTGTGGTAGAGGTGGCTAACGAGCAATCTAAGTTGGAGAACTTGCAAACCGAATTTGGCATTGCCCAAAACAGAGTAAAAACTTTGAAATCGGCGGTAAAAAATGCCGATTTGTTGTTTAAAAGCGGTATGGCTAATTACCTAGAAGTGATTACGGCTCAATCTAACTTATTGCAAGGCGAACTAGACTTGGCGAGTTTAAAAACAGCGCAATTGAATGCAAGCGTAGGTTTGTACAGAGCGTTGGGCGGTGGATGGTTGTAG
- a CDS encoding pirin family protein, protein MAQTVLHKANTRGTADHGWLKSFHSFSFAGYYNPERINFGALRVLNDDFVTGGMGFGEHPHDNMEIISIPLEGALQHKDSLGTTATIQSGEIQVMSAGTGVYHSEYNPDAANPAKFLQIWVFPNKRNVEPRYDQITIDATTRNEFVQVLSPNADDAGVWIYQDAWFNMARFDAETTKTYQLHKEGNGAYVFVLKGSIKINGQEVDTRDGFGIWDTDSFEVVADTDAEFLVMEVPMQF, encoded by the coding sequence ATGGCACAGACCGTATTACACAAAGCCAACACTCGTGGCACCGCAGACCATGGTTGGTTAAAAAGCTTTCACTCTTTCAGCTTCGCTGGATATTACAACCCAGAGCGCATCAACTTTGGTGCATTAAGAGTTTTAAATGATGATTTCGTAACCGGTGGAATGGGATTTGGAGAGCATCCGCATGATAACATGGAAATTATCTCCATCCCATTGGAAGGAGCTTTACAACATAAAGATAGTTTGGGAACTACGGCTACAATCCAATCTGGAGAAATACAGGTAATGAGCGCAGGAACTGGTGTTTACCATTCAGAATATAATCCTGATGCAGCAAATCCTGCTAAATTTCTACAAATCTGGGTGTTCCCTAACAAAAGAAATGTGGAGCCTCGTTACGATCAAATCACTATTGACGCAACAACTAGAAACGAGTTCGTACAAGTGCTTTCGCCAAATGCTGATGATGCTGGCGTATGGATTTATCAAGATGCTTGGTTTAACATGGCAAGGTTTGATGCCGAAACTACAAAAACCTACCAACTGCACAAAGAAGGAAACGGAGCCTACGTTTTCGTACTTAAAGGCAGTATTAAAATAAACGGCCAAGAGGTTGATACGAGAGATGGATTTGGAATTTGGGACACCGATAGCTTTGAAGTTGTTGCAGATACCGATGCGGAGTTTTTAGTGATGGAAGTTCCAATGCAATTTTAA
- a CDS encoding DNA adenine methylase codes for MFKYPKVNYIGNKEKIAKWICDQFPSDAKTLFDAFSGGCSLSYEAKFKGFEVYTNDILKINYHIAKALIQNNSTVLSKEDVETIFSGEPFEGFMFKNYSEVFFFPEECKELDLYRANIEKLDSEIKKSIAFALMRRTMIRKMPYSRFNINWEKIKQLRDEEYSYEKYKRKRAYHNESFKHHFLQNVNDYNNAIFNNSKNNVAYNDDIFNLLDHVKADIIYLDPPYTGTMNNYFGFYGLIDDYISMSKTAPFQNNFIDRKTVSSLFDKLFSKLSNFKYWYLSYNNSSFPTKDELLYLLNKYSSNVKVVERKHNYKITGKERKEVNKEYLFIVENQFKEENKERKYATTEL; via the coding sequence ATGTTTAAGTATCCAAAAGTTAACTATATAGGAAATAAGGAAAAAATTGCAAAGTGGATTTGCGATCAATTTCCAAGTGATGCAAAAACTTTATTTGATGCTTTTTCTGGTGGCTGCTCGTTAAGCTACGAGGCCAAATTTAAAGGATTTGAAGTTTATACAAACGATATTTTAAAAATCAACTATCATATTGCAAAAGCTTTGATACAGAACAATTCTACTGTTTTGTCAAAAGAAGATGTAGAAACTATTTTTTCGGGCGAGCCGTTTGAAGGCTTCATGTTTAAAAATTATTCGGAGGTATTTTTCTTTCCTGAAGAATGTAAAGAGCTTGATTTGTATAGAGCGAATATCGAAAAACTGGATTCTGAAATTAAGAAATCAATAGCTTTTGCTTTAATGCGTAGAACAATGATTCGCAAAATGCCTTATTCGCGTTTTAATATCAATTGGGAAAAAATTAAGCAATTGAGAGATGAAGAATACAGTTATGAAAAATATAAAAGAAAAAGAGCCTATCATAACGAATCTTTCAAGCATCATTTCTTACAAAATGTAAATGATTATAATAATGCTATTTTTAATAACTCAAAAAACAATGTAGCCTATAATGATGATATTTTTAACTTATTGGACCATGTTAAAGCAGATATTATTTATTTAGATCCACCCTATACTGGTACTATGAATAATTACTTTGGCTTTTATGGGCTGATAGATGATTATATTTCCATGTCAAAAACTGCCCCGTTCCAAAATAATTTTATTGATAGAAAAACAGTTAGCTCATTGTTTGATAAGCTGTTTTCAAAATTGTCAAACTTTAAATACTGGTATTTAAGTTATAACAATTCCTCTTTTCCAACAAAAGATGAGTTGTTATACTTGCTCAACAAATATTCAAGCAATGTTAAGGTTGTTGAGCGTAAACACAATTACAAAATAACCGGTAAAGAACGAAAAGAGGTAAATAAGGAGTATTTATTTATTGTAGAGAATCAATTTAAGGAAGAGAATAAGGAAAGAAAATATGCCACAACAGAATTATGA
- a CDS encoding S8 family peptidase: MNKNQIRSLVALALLATGPLFASAQSQKKNWYNLDLKADSVFGISTEKAYNELLKGKKSTTVIVGILDSGVDGVHEDLKSVMWVNKKEKAGNGKDDDKNGYIDDVNGWSFLGGKGGNINQETLELTRLIRRDAARFANTTEENVSAKDRPAFEAYLAMKKDFDKGLAEAKTGLQRFETVKNTVEAITKKIGKENPTVEDIKNFEAEGQIENSIKNTLIRALANMDYKTFYNTQIKPGYDHFYDQVNYNYNLSFNPRNLVGDNENDSNERIYGSTDSKGPDPSHGTHVAGIVGADRKNNLGIQGVADNVLLMAVRNVPNGDERDKDVANAIRYAVDNGAKVLNMSFGKAYSWDKKVVDDAVKYAVSKDVLLVHAAGNDNKNLDVETNFPTNKYEDGTLADAWLTVGASTPFNDKRLKASFSNYGKTTVDVFAPGFGIYSTYPDQKYQDNNGTSMASPVVAGLAALIRSYYPKLKATQVKEIIMKSVEKADALKDISVTGGVVNAYNALKLAATY; this comes from the coding sequence ATGAATAAAAATCAAATTAGAAGCCTAGTTGCATTAGCTTTATTGGCAACTGGTCCTTTGTTTGCATCTGCCCAATCGCAAAAGAAAAACTGGTATAACTTAGATTTAAAAGCAGATAGCGTTTTTGGTATAAGTACTGAAAAGGCATACAATGAATTGCTAAAAGGCAAAAAATCTACTACTGTAATTGTTGGTATTTTAGATAGCGGTGTTGATGGCGTTCACGAAGATTTGAAATCTGTAATGTGGGTAAACAAGAAAGAGAAAGCAGGAAACGGTAAAGATGATGACAAAAATGGTTATATCGATGACGTTAATGGCTGGAGCTTTTTAGGTGGTAAAGGTGGAAACATTAATCAAGAAACTTTAGAGTTAACTCGTTTAATTCGTAGAGATGCAGCTCGTTTTGCAAACACTACAGAAGAGAACGTATCTGCTAAAGATAGACCGGCTTTTGAGGCTTATTTAGCCATGAAGAAGGATTTTGATAAAGGTTTGGCAGAAGCTAAAACTGGTTTGCAAAGGTTCGAGACCGTTAAAAATACGGTAGAAGCAATTACGAAAAAAATAGGTAAAGAGAATCCTACAGTAGAGGATATCAAGAATTTTGAAGCAGAAGGCCAGATTGAAAACAGTATCAAAAATACGTTGATTAGAGCCTTGGCTAACATGGATTATAAAACTTTTTATAATACCCAGATTAAACCAGGTTACGATCATTTCTACGATCAAGTAAATTATAACTATAACTTGTCTTTTAACCCTCGTAACTTAGTTGGCGATAACGAAAATGACAGCAATGAGCGTATCTATGGTAGCACAGATTCGAAAGGTCCAGATCCTTCTCATGGTACACACGTAGCTGGTATTGTTGGTGCTGATCGTAAAAACAACTTAGGTATTCAAGGTGTTGCAGACAATGTATTATTAATGGCGGTACGTAATGTGCCAAATGGTGATGAGCGTGATAAAGACGTAGCAAATGCTATCCGCTATGCGGTAGATAATGGTGCTAAAGTATTAAATATGAGCTTTGGTAAAGCTTACTCATGGGATAAAAAAGTAGTTGATGATGCGGTAAAATATGCAGTAAGTAAAGATGTTTTATTGGTGCACGCTGCTGGTAACGACAATAAAAACTTGGACGTGGAAACCAACTTCCCTACTAATAAATATGAAGATGGAACTTTAGCTGATGCTTGGTTAACCGTGGGTGCTTCAACACCGTTTAATGACAAAAGATTGAAAGCTTCTTTTTCTAACTACGGAAAAACTACAGTAGATGTATTTGCTCCTGGTTTCGGTATTTATTCTACTTACCCAGATCAAAAATACCAAGATAACAATGGTACCAGTATGGCATCTCCAGTGGTTGCTGGTTTAGCGGCTTTAATCCGTTCTTACTATCCAAAGTTAAAGGCTACACAAGTAAAAGAAATCATCATGAAATCTGTAGAAAAAGCAGATGCTTTAAAAGATATTTCGGTTACTGGTGGTGTAGTTAACGCTTATAATGCATTAAAATTAGCCGCAACTTACTAG
- a CDS encoding DNA cytosine methyltransferase, whose product MKGKLKYIDLFSGSGGFSLGFDLKGFQNVFSIDIEPSFCETYKYNFPKHQLIEKDICDLSDAEISYLKEFEEIDVVIGGPPCQGFSMAGNIGRKFIEDPRNKLFKEFVRVVNVVRPKFFVMENVARLYNHNKGETRKEIIKDFQKIGYNVECKILNSADFGVPQVRQRVIFIGSNQNREIIFPEKSVKRYLTVKEVLDDFPPLESGEESTIPNHVAMNHSEQMLEKMSYVKDGGSREEIPVNIRPKSGDIRKYIRYKSNEPSVCVTGDMRKIFHYEQNRALTVRELAKLQSYPNSFVFKGSKISQQQQVGNSVPPKMAEAIAEAIIKMSEHV is encoded by the coding sequence ATGAAAGGAAAACTAAAATATATTGATTTGTTTTCTGGCTCGGGTGGTTTTTCTCTGGGTTTCGACCTTAAAGGCTTTCAGAACGTTTTTTCTATAGATATAGAACCAAGTTTTTGCGAAACTTACAAATACAATTTCCCAAAGCATCAACTCATTGAAAAAGATATTTGTGACTTGAGTGATGCTGAAATATCCTATTTAAAAGAGTTTGAAGAAATAGATGTTGTGATTGGCGGGCCACCGTGCCAAGGTTTTAGTATGGCAGGCAATATTGGACGTAAATTTATAGAAGACCCTAGAAATAAGTTGTTTAAGGAATTTGTAAGGGTGGTAAATGTTGTTCGTCCAAAGTTTTTTGTAATGGAAAATGTTGCCAGACTGTACAACCATAATAAAGGAGAAACAAGAAAAGAAATCATTAAAGATTTCCAGAAAATTGGATATAACGTAGAGTGTAAAATTCTTAATTCGGCAGATTTTGGCGTGCCGCAAGTTAGACAAAGAGTAATCTTTATTGGCTCTAATCAGAACCGAGAAATTATTTTTCCAGAAAAATCTGTAAAAAGATATTTGACAGTTAAAGAAGTGTTGGATGATTTTCCACCATTAGAATCGGGCGAAGAATCAACAATTCCGAATCATGTAGCAATGAACCATTCTGAGCAAATGCTCGAAAAAATGAGTTATGTAAAAGATGGTGGTAGTAGGGAAGAGATACCAGTAAATATTAGACCAAAATCAGGCGATATAAGGAAATACATACGTTATAAAAGTAATGAGCCATCGGTTTGTGTAACAGGTGATATGAGGAAAATATTCCATTATGAGCAAAATAGAGCATTAACTGTAAGAGAATTGGCAAAATTACAGTCGTATCCCAATAGCTTTGTGTTTAAAGGTTCTAAAATCTCGCAGCAACAGCAGGTAGGTAATTCTGTTCCGCCCAAAATGGCAGAGGCAATTGCAGAAGCAATCATTAAAATGTCTGAGCATGTTTAA
- a CDS encoding helix-turn-helix domain-containing protein, which produces MASFGQFIKIEREKREWTQTEFGAKIGINTSAISRIENGGQKFSKTKLKKLAELFQVEVQVVIDLFFADKFAREAFKYKCSDSVFSVAENTANYIKSKTLKRRVLEL; this is translated from the coding sequence ATGGCAAGTTTCGGACAATTCATAAAAATAGAAAGAGAAAAAAGGGAATGGACACAAACAGAATTTGGTGCAAAGATTGGCATCAATACAAGTGCCATTAGCCGTATTGAAAATGGAGGCCAAAAGTTTAGTAAAACAAAATTGAAAAAGTTAGCGGAGTTGTTTCAGGTTGAAGTACAGGTTGTTATAGATTTGTTTTTTGCGGATAAATTTGCCCGAGAAGCTTTTAAATATAAATGCTCGGATTCGGTTTTTAGTGTAGCCGAAAATACCGCAAACTACATTAAAAGTAAAACCTTAAAACGAAGAGTACTCGAATTATGA
- a CDS encoding HNH endonuclease yields MPQQNYEKYWKLTNAFTDYNGKKFLDTLAVCIHFIDQFTHEPYTEEKYNRLQLEVQKVNPINLISVRKSINQLVKMGFINPFLVSYHPQAKEYITAKTNKKRETILSKIIYSNSSFNRAVNNASQIRQINFLIQTLIEKGKLSKEEIIALMLVDIESHNKTFIEAEELQRYVAEAKDIGFIDRKYNQIGYLYNILSKLDDLVFVNDDLYFIEDAVQIFGEELRATVKRRDPYLHRLYKNQLQEECEELYGNTICVLEKLRYPVLIASHIKPFIESNDTEAYDPNNGLLLSRTIDSLFDLKYISFTDEGQIIFSKRLSGDVVAFWKDYRLDKKILNKERQNYLAYHRQLLLNIDAIA; encoded by the coding sequence ATGCCACAACAGAATTATGAAAAGTATTGGAAATTAACCAACGCTTTTACCGATTATAATGGTAAAAAATTTTTAGATACATTAGCCGTTTGCATTCATTTCATTGATCAATTTACTCATGAACCATACACTGAAGAAAAATATAACAGACTTCAGCTCGAAGTGCAAAAGGTAAACCCAATTAATTTAATATCCGTACGCAAATCAATAAATCAGCTAGTTAAAATGGGGTTTATCAATCCATTTTTGGTTTCTTACCATCCTCAAGCTAAAGAATATATAACGGCCAAAACAAATAAGAAGAGAGAAACGATTTTGTCTAAAATAATCTATTCTAATTCGAGCTTTAATAGAGCTGTAAACAATGCTTCACAAATAAGGCAAATTAACTTTTTAATTCAAACCTTAATTGAGAAAGGTAAATTATCTAAAGAAGAAATTATTGCTTTAATGCTGGTTGATATTGAGTCGCACAATAAAACATTTATTGAAGCAGAGGAATTACAGCGCTACGTGGCAGAGGCTAAAGATATCGGTTTTATTGATAGAAAATACAATCAAATAGGCTATTTATATAACATTTTGAGTAAGCTCGACGATTTGGTTTTTGTTAACGATGATTTGTATTTTATAGAAGATGCAGTGCAGATTTTTGGAGAAGAATTAAGAGCTACGGTAAAGAGAAGAGATCCTTATTTGCATAGGCTATATAAAAATCAGCTACAAGAAGAGTGCGAAGAGTTGTATGGCAACACAATTTGTGTTTTGGAGAAATTAAGGTATCCGGTTTTAATAGCTAGTCATATTAAACCGTTTATAGAATCTAACGATACAGAAGCCTACGACCCTAACAATGGCTTACTTTTAAGCAGAACCATTGATTCGCTATTTGACCTAAAATATATTTCATTTACAGATGAAGGGCAAATAATTTTCTCAAAGCGATTATCTGGAGATGTGGTAGCGTTTTGGAAAGACTACCGCTTAGATAAAAAAATATTAAATAAAGAAAGGCAGAACTATTTGGCTTATCATAGGCAATTACTACTAAACATAGACGCAATTGCTTAA
- a CDS encoding glutamate-5-semialdehyde dehydrogenase has product MNHFQQAKQATRNIISLNNETINLALTSLADALIKNTDFMLTENQKDLDRMDKADPKYDRLQLTTERIKAIADDVKNVVILANPLGNVINERTLPNNLNIKKVRVPLGVVGVIYEARPNVTVDVFSLCFKTGNVAILKGGSDAEFSNLAIVKVIHEVLEKHQINKDVLTLLPADRSATEALLNAVGFVDVLIPRGSQSLINYVRKNSKIPVIETGAGIVHTFFDATGNLEKGQQIIANAKTRRVSVCNALDCALIHQNRLADIPKLLSPLADKNVELYADEASYALLKDTYPSSLLHQATPAHFGTEFLSLKLAVKVVRDIEEALDHIAAHSSKHSEAIISEDAANITLFLNQVDAAAVYANVSTAFTDGAQFGLGAEIGISTQKLHARGPMALEELTSYKWLVIGDGQVRN; this is encoded by the coding sequence ATGAACCATTTCCAACAAGCCAAACAAGCTACCAGAAACATCATTTCGCTAAACAATGAAACCATTAATTTGGCACTTACTAGTTTAGCTGATGCGCTAATAAAAAACACCGATTTTATGCTTACCGAAAACCAAAAAGATTTGGATAGAATGGACAAAGCCGACCCAAAATATGACCGTTTACAATTAACTACAGAACGAATTAAGGCAATAGCTGACGATGTTAAAAATGTAGTAATATTGGCTAATCCGCTGGGGAATGTAATTAATGAGCGTACTTTACCAAACAACCTTAACATTAAAAAAGTACGTGTGCCTTTAGGTGTTGTTGGCGTTATTTACGAAGCTAGGCCTAACGTTACCGTAGATGTATTTTCGCTTTGCTTTAAGACTGGAAATGTGGCTATCTTGAAAGGTGGTAGCGATGCCGAATTTTCGAACTTGGCGATAGTTAAGGTTATTCACGAAGTGTTAGAGAAACATCAAATTAATAAAGATGTATTGACCTTATTACCAGCCGATAGATCTGCTACCGAAGCTTTGTTAAATGCAGTGGGTTTTGTAGATGTGTTGATACCCAGGGGAAGCCAATCTTTGATCAACTACGTTCGTAAAAACAGTAAAATTCCGGTAATTGAAACTGGTGCGGGTATTGTGCATACTTTCTTTGATGCTACTGGAAATTTAGAAAAAGGCCAGCAAATTATCGCCAATGCGAAAACCAGAAGGGTAAGTGTTTGTAACGCCTTAGATTGTGCTTTAATACACCAAAACCGATTAGCTGATATTCCAAAGCTTTTATCGCCATTGGCTGATAAAAATGTAGAACTTTATGCAGATGAAGCCAGTTACGCCTTACTTAAAGATACTTACCCGAGTTCTTTATTGCACCAAGCAACACCAGCACATTTTGGCACCGAATTTTTATCATTAAAATTAGCAGTAAAAGTAGTAAGGGATATTGAGGAAGCGCTAGATCATATTGCTGCACATAGCTCGAAACATAGCGAGGCAATTATTTCAGAAGACGCTGCAAATATCACTTTATTTTTAAACCAGGTTGATGCCGCAGCGGTATACGCCAATGTTTCTACAGCTTTTACCGATGGTGCTCAGTTTGGCTTAGGTGCCGAAATTGGAATTAGCACACAAAAACTTCACGCCCGCGGGCCAATGGCATTAGAAGAATTAACCAGTTACAAATGGTTGGTAATTGGCGACGGACAAGTGAGAAATTAA